Proteins from one Listeria weihenstephanensis genomic window:
- the ahrC gene encoding transcriptional regulator AhrC/ArgR yields the protein MNKGHRHIIIRELVTSNEIETQEDLVALLLKRDVKVTQATISRDIKELHLVKVPTQTGTYKYSLPADNRFNPHQKLKRSLVDAFISVETVQFMLILKVMPGNANAIGALIDNLNWEEKVGSLCGDDTCLIICRSEDDAKVLSERFIEML from the coding sequence ATGAATAAAGGTCATCGTCATATTATTATTAGAGAGCTCGTTACGTCAAACGAAATCGAAACGCAAGAAGATCTTGTTGCGTTATTACTAAAAAGAGATGTCAAAGTCACCCAAGCCACGATTTCCCGCGATATTAAAGAACTGCATCTAGTGAAAGTTCCAACACAAACTGGAACATACAAATACAGTTTACCTGCTGATAATCGTTTCAACCCGCACCAAAAGCTGAAACGCTCTCTTGTAGATGCATTTATTAGCGTTGAAACGGTACAGTTCATGCTTATTTTAAAAGTGATGCCAGGAAACGCTAATGCCATTGGAGCCCTAATTGATAATTTAAATTGGGAAGAAAAAGTCGGATCATTGTGCGGAGATGATACGTGTTTGATCATTTGTCGTAGTGAAGACGACGCGAAAGTATTATCAGAGCGCTTTATTGAAATGCTCTAA
- a CDS encoding TlyA family RNA methyltransferase: MAIKKERVDVLLVEQGLFETREKAKRSVMAGLVYLKEERVDKPGEKFPVEAVFQVKGKVMPYVSRGGLKLEKALQVFDLDVKDKLLLDIGSSTGGFTDCALQNGAKHSYALDVGYNQLAWKLRNDPRVTVMERTNFRYVTPADFTQGLADFATIDVSFISLKLILPVLKTVLVSGGDVMTLIKPQFEAGKEQVGKKGIIRDPKIHLQVIEKITNFALAEGYSVMAVDFSPITGGEGNIEFIAHLKWDNKGENHLSATELSDIVAKAHTKLE; encoded by the coding sequence ATGGCTATAAAAAAAGAACGCGTAGACGTATTATTAGTAGAACAAGGACTATTTGAAACACGAGAAAAGGCAAAGCGGTCTGTCATGGCGGGCTTAGTTTATTTAAAGGAAGAGCGTGTCGATAAACCAGGCGAGAAGTTTCCAGTAGAAGCTGTCTTTCAAGTGAAAGGGAAAGTTATGCCTTATGTGAGTCGCGGCGGATTGAAGCTTGAAAAGGCACTACAAGTATTTGATTTGGATGTAAAAGACAAGTTACTACTTGATATTGGCTCCTCCACGGGCGGATTTACCGATTGTGCGCTCCAAAATGGTGCAAAACACTCGTACGCGCTTGATGTGGGCTATAACCAGTTAGCGTGGAAATTGCGTAATGACCCACGTGTGACCGTAATGGAACGCACGAATTTTCGTTATGTGACACCTGCTGATTTTACTCAAGGCTTGGCTGACTTTGCGACCATTGACGTTTCTTTTATCTCGCTGAAATTGATTCTGCCAGTTTTAAAAACAGTATTGGTTAGTGGCGGAGACGTTATGACCTTGATTAAACCGCAATTTGAGGCGGGAAAAGAGCAGGTCGGGAAAAAAGGGATTATTCGTGATCCTAAAATTCATCTGCAAGTCATCGAAAAAATCACCAATTTTGCACTTGCGGAAGGATATTCGGTGATGGCCGTTGATTTTTCTCCGATCACGGGTGGAGAGGGAAATATCGAATTTATCGCCCACTTAAAATGGGATAATAAAGGTGAAAATCACTTATCTGCTACAGAATTATCGGATATTGTGGCAAAAGCCCATACGAAATTAGAATAA
- the dxs gene encoding 1-deoxy-D-xylulose-5-phosphate synthase, giving the protein MDLLKITDPAFVKDLDVAQMEALSADIREFLIQSTSKTGGHIGPNLGVVELTVALHHCFNSPEDKFLWDVGHQSYVHKILTGRANRFDTLRQHDGLDGFPKRKESEHDVWETGHSSTSLSAAAGMAIARDIRGEKYHVLPIIGDGALTGGMALEALNHIGDMKKNVIVVLNDNNMSIAPNVGAMHNVLGKLRTSGKFKRAKKDIEAAMKKIPTAGDKIAGAAERIKDSIKYLLVQGTFFEEMGYTYLGPVNGHDYNDLITNMEFAKKVKGPVLMHIVTTKGKGYQPAESDRIGNWHGTGPYKIETGDFIKPVGGPPAWSAVISEAILELAQNDERVVAITPAMPVGSKLEKFATAFPDRFFDVGIAEQHATTMAAGLAALDMKPFLAIYSTFLQRAYDQVVHDICRQELNVMIGIDRAGLVGADGETHQGIFDISFLRGIPNMTIMMPKDENEARHLVKTAYEYNDGPIAIRYPRGNGLGIKIDAEMKAVPIGSWETLSEPVDVAIVTFGTTIPMAVEAAIELKKQGLQAGVINARFIKPLDEKMLQDLMERNIPIITVEEALLKGGFGTAVLEFAEEHGFDQAVVRRIGLPDEFISHGSVDMILADHGISALGILSTIQKILPEKQIRA; this is encoded by the coding sequence TTGGATTTATTGAAAATTACGGATCCTGCGTTCGTGAAAGACTTGGACGTAGCGCAAATGGAAGCGCTCAGTGCGGATATTCGCGAGTTCCTAATTCAATCGACTTCCAAAACGGGCGGGCATATTGGACCGAACCTAGGTGTTGTTGAGCTAACGGTAGCACTTCACCATTGTTTTAATAGCCCTGAAGATAAGTTTTTATGGGATGTCGGGCACCAATCCTACGTACACAAGATTTTAACTGGTAGAGCAAATAGATTTGATACATTGCGTCAGCATGATGGTTTAGATGGTTTTCCGAAGCGTAAAGAATCAGAGCATGATGTTTGGGAGACCGGACATAGTTCTACTTCGTTGTCAGCAGCTGCAGGAATGGCGATTGCAAGGGATATTCGCGGTGAAAAGTACCACGTTCTGCCGATCATTGGTGATGGGGCGCTAACGGGCGGTATGGCGCTTGAAGCACTGAACCATATTGGCGATATGAAAAAAAATGTGATTGTTGTCCTAAATGATAACAATATGTCGATTGCTCCAAACGTAGGCGCGATGCATAATGTTTTAGGCAAGTTGCGCACATCAGGCAAATTTAAACGTGCCAAAAAAGATATTGAAGCTGCTATGAAGAAAATTCCAACGGCTGGCGATAAGATTGCTGGCGCTGCGGAACGAATTAAAGATAGCATTAAATATTTGCTTGTTCAGGGTACTTTTTTCGAAGAGATGGGCTATACGTATCTCGGACCTGTGAATGGGCATGATTACAATGATTTAATTACGAATATGGAATTTGCGAAAAAGGTGAAGGGCCCTGTATTGATGCATATCGTTACGACGAAAGGCAAGGGCTATCAACCAGCTGAATCGGATCGCATTGGTAACTGGCATGGAACTGGTCCTTACAAAATTGAGACAGGCGACTTTATCAAACCTGTTGGCGGACCACCTGCTTGGAGCGCGGTTATTAGCGAGGCAATACTGGAACTGGCGCAGAATGACGAACGTGTTGTTGCGATTACACCAGCCATGCCAGTTGGTTCGAAGCTAGAAAAATTTGCAACGGCATTTCCTGATCGCTTTTTTGATGTAGGGATCGCGGAACAGCATGCAACAACAATGGCGGCAGGACTTGCAGCGCTTGATATGAAACCGTTTTTGGCGATTTATTCGACTTTTTTACAACGTGCGTATGATCAAGTGGTCCATGATATTTGCCGGCAAGAGCTGAATGTAATGATTGGTATTGATCGCGCTGGATTAGTTGGTGCTGACGGAGAGACGCATCAAGGTATTTTTGATATTAGCTTTTTGCGTGGTATTCCGAATATGACAATTATGATGCCAAAAGATGAAAATGAAGCGCGTCATCTTGTGAAAACGGCGTATGAATATAATGATGGCCCCATCGCGATTCGTTATCCGCGTGGTAATGGGCTTGGTATCAAAATCGATGCGGAGATGAAAGCTGTTCCAATCGGTTCGTGGGAGACGCTCAGTGAGCCTGTAGATGTCGCTATTGTAACGTTTGGTACGACGATTCCGATGGCTGTTGAAGCCGCGATCGAATTGAAGAAACAAGGCCTTCAAGCTGGCGTGATTAATGCACGCTTTATCAAACCGCTCGACGAAAAAATGCTACAAGATCTAATGGAGCGTAATATTCCAATTATCACGGTCGAAGAAGCACTTTTAAAAGGTGGCTTTGGTACGGCGGTTCTTGAATTTGCGGAAGAACATGGCTTTGATCAAGCGGTAGTTCGTCGAATAGGTCTTCCTGATGAATTTATTAGTCACGGCTCGGTTGACATGATTCTCGCAGATCACGGGATTTCGGCGCTTGGCATTTTAAGTACTATTCAAAAAATATTACCAGAAAAACAGATAAGGGCGTAG
- a CDS encoding polyprenyl synthetase family protein — MMTFEQFMQHYKQETENCMKNAIVATNSDQKLEQSMIYSLEAGGKRIRPLLVLATIIAYGREPELGYQTAAAMEMIHTYSLIHDDLPAMDNDDYRRGKLTNHKVYGEATAILAGDALLTKAFEMIVSDVTLTATIKVDLIQLFAKNAGANGMVGGQQADILGENRTLSLSELESIHRRKTGALLSASVLSGAIIAGASEDDKKVLEKFAHHIGIAFQICDDILDVIGDAQKMGKKTGADSELQKSTYPALLSLEGAKQALAEHTDLAKQALGTLDIDATFLLGLTDLIAVRDF; from the coding sequence ATGATGACTTTTGAGCAGTTTATGCAACACTATAAACAAGAAACGGAAAACTGCATGAAAAACGCCATTGTTGCAACCAACTCTGATCAAAAGTTGGAGCAATCCATGATTTATTCGCTTGAGGCGGGTGGTAAACGGATTCGGCCGTTACTCGTTTTAGCGACGATCATTGCTTACGGACGTGAGCCAGAATTGGGATATCAAACAGCGGCTGCGATGGAAATGATCCATACATATAGTCTGATTCACGATGATTTACCCGCGATGGACAATGATGATTATCGACGTGGCAAATTGACAAATCATAAAGTATACGGTGAGGCTACGGCTATTTTGGCGGGTGACGCACTGCTTACAAAAGCCTTTGAGATGATTGTGAGTGATGTGACTTTAACCGCTACGATTAAAGTGGATTTGATTCAACTCTTTGCGAAGAATGCAGGAGCTAACGGAATGGTTGGCGGCCAACAAGCGGATATTCTTGGTGAAAATAGAACGTTATCGCTTTCGGAATTGGAGTCGATTCATCGTCGGAAAACGGGTGCATTACTCAGCGCTTCTGTTCTTAGCGGTGCGATTATAGCAGGTGCTTCGGAAGATGACAAAAAGGTACTAGAGAAATTTGCGCATCATATTGGGATCGCCTTTCAAATTTGTGATGATATTTTAGATGTCATTGGAGATGCACAGAAAATGGGTAAAAAAACAGGTGCGGATTCTGAATTACAAAAAAGTACGTATCCAGCGTTACTGTCGTTAGAAGGTGCAAAACAGGCCCTAGCGGAGCATACAGACTTGGCGAAACAAGCTTTAGGAACGCTCGACATAGATGCTACGTTTTTATTAGGATTAACCGATTTAATCGCCGTTCGTGATTTTTAG
- the xseB gene encoding exodeoxyribonuclease VII small subunit has translation MATKKISYEEAMKELEGIVQMLEEGNVSLEDSLEMYQRGIELTKLCQEKLAAAEDKLAKVVTESDEEEPFQAEEGKK, from the coding sequence ATGGCAACAAAAAAAATAAGCTATGAAGAAGCAATGAAAGAGTTAGAAGGCATCGTCCAAATGCTTGAAGAAGGTAATGTTTCGCTTGAAGATTCACTCGAAATGTATCAGCGTGGAATTGAACTTACGAAACTATGCCAAGAAAAATTAGCGGCAGCGGAAGATAAATTAGCGAAAGTTGTGACGGAATCAGATGAAGAAGAGCCATTTCAGGCAGAAGAAGGTAAGAAATGA
- the xseA gene encoding exodeoxyribonuclease VII large subunit: MEQDKYLSVEALTKYIEKKFEVDPYLKNIYVKGEVSNFKQPVSGHMYFTLKDEGAELRCVMFQKSAAKLGFKPEDGMQILLTGRVSVFSKGGRYQLYAEWMEPDGIGSLYIKLEQLKKQLDKEGLFAQNRKRALPSFPAKVGIITSKTGAAIRDMITTMKRRMPSTEILLFPTIVQGDTAAPNIVRNIERANFRNDIDVLIIGRGGGSIEDLWAFNEEIVVRAVADSDIPVISAVGHETDTTLTDYVADVRAATPTAAAELAVPDYRDLLERIAERRFRLIQAMRQRVDVSKQNVDRKRERLIMHGPKRQIEQYQERTDYYVERLERGLKQHLMMKKYAFERLSFRLTHTGLDREIDQQQQHLATLNKDLKQQMSRLVTMKRRDFLQKVEALEHLSPLALLKRGYSVVYKEDEILTSSKDISVGDPIQITMATGKIHAKITKKEDK; this comes from the coding sequence ATGGAACAGGATAAATACCTCAGTGTTGAGGCGCTAACTAAATATATTGAGAAAAAATTTGAAGTGGATCCCTATTTGAAGAACATTTATGTCAAAGGTGAAGTTTCAAATTTTAAACAGCCTGTCAGCGGTCATATGTATTTTACGCTGAAAGACGAAGGCGCTGAGCTGCGTTGTGTTATGTTCCAAAAGTCGGCTGCAAAACTGGGATTTAAGCCAGAAGATGGCATGCAGATTCTACTTACTGGTCGCGTTAGCGTATTTAGTAAAGGCGGACGTTATCAGCTCTATGCGGAGTGGATGGAGCCCGATGGCATCGGCAGTCTGTACATCAAGCTGGAACAATTGAAGAAACAGTTGGATAAGGAGGGGCTTTTTGCGCAAAATCGCAAACGAGCGCTTCCTTCTTTTCCTGCGAAAGTCGGGATTATCACGTCGAAAACGGGTGCAGCGATTCGAGATATGATTACAACGATGAAACGTCGGATGCCTTCGACGGAAATTCTGCTATTCCCTACGATAGTACAGGGGGACACAGCGGCTCCCAATATTGTTCGCAATATTGAACGTGCTAATTTTCGCAATGATATTGATGTGTTGATTATTGGACGTGGTGGTGGTTCTATTGAGGATCTGTGGGCATTTAATGAGGAGATCGTCGTCCGAGCTGTCGCTGATTCGGATATTCCCGTTATTTCGGCGGTAGGTCATGAAACGGACACAACATTGACCGATTATGTGGCAGATGTTCGTGCGGCAACGCCAACTGCAGCAGCAGAATTAGCAGTTCCAGATTACCGTGACTTATTGGAACGCATAGCGGAGAGGCGATTCCGTTTGATCCAAGCAATGCGACAACGAGTCGATGTTTCCAAACAAAATGTAGATCGCAAGCGAGAGCGTCTGATCATGCATGGGCCTAAACGTCAAATTGAGCAATATCAGGAACGAACGGATTATTATGTAGAACGATTAGAGCGAGGCTTGAAACAGCATTTAATGATGAAAAAATATGCTTTTGAGCGACTCTCATTTAGATTAACACATACGGGGCTTGATCGGGAAATTGACCAACAACAGCAACATTTGGCAACACTGAACAAGGATTTGAAACAGCAAATGAGTCGCCTGGTTACAATGAAAAGGCGAGATTTTCTGCAAAAAGTAGAAGCGTTGGAGCATTTAAGCCCATTAGCCCTACTGAAACGCGGTTATAGTGTTGTTTATAAAGAAGATGAAATTTTGACATCGAGCAAGGATATATCTGTTGGTGATCCAATTCAAATCACGATGGCAACTGGGAAAATTCATGCGAAAATCACCAAAAAGGAGGACAAATGA
- the folD gene encoding bifunctional methylenetetrahydrofolate dehydrogenase/methenyltetrahydrofolate cyclohydrolase FolD, which produces MGQIIDGKQLAKKIQENVTSEVAELAKQNLQPGLAVVLVGDNQASRTYVRNKQKRTEEAGMKSVLIELPEDVSEAKLLETVEALNTDVTIHGILVQLPLPKHISEDKVIDTIIPEKDVDGFHPINVGNLYVGKEAFVPCTPAGIIELIKSTGVTIEGKQAVVIGRSNIVGKPVAQLLLQENATVTIAHSRTKDLPAVARTADILVVATGLAKFIKKEAIKPGAVVIDVGMDRDENNKLCGDVDFDDVKDTAGFITPVPGGVGPMTITMLLANTLKAAKRIWDTQLQTK; this is translated from the coding sequence ATGGGACAAATTATTGATGGGAAACAACTGGCGAAAAAGATTCAAGAAAACGTAACAAGTGAGGTAGCTGAACTCGCAAAACAAAATTTGCAACCAGGATTAGCGGTTGTACTTGTTGGCGATAATCAGGCCAGCCGTACATATGTAAGAAATAAGCAGAAGCGCACAGAAGAAGCAGGTATGAAGTCTGTTTTAATCGAGTTACCAGAAGACGTTTCAGAAGCGAAGTTATTGGAAACGGTAGAAGCGTTGAATACAGATGTGACGATTCATGGTATTTTAGTGCAATTGCCACTACCAAAACACATTTCGGAGGATAAAGTGATTGATACGATTATTCCTGAAAAAGATGTCGATGGATTCCACCCGATCAATGTTGGGAATTTGTATGTGGGCAAAGAAGCGTTTGTTCCTTGTACACCAGCAGGAATCATTGAATTAATTAAATCGACAGGTGTAACAATCGAAGGCAAGCAGGCCGTTGTAATTGGACGTAGTAATATCGTTGGGAAACCTGTGGCGCAATTACTGTTGCAAGAAAATGCGACGGTAACCATTGCACATAGCCGCACAAAAGATTTACCAGCAGTTGCCAGAACAGCGGATATTTTAGTTGTGGCGACAGGTCTTGCTAAATTTATCAAAAAAGAGGCGATCAAACCAGGCGCTGTAGTCATAGATGTTGGTATGGATCGCGATGAGAATAATAAATTATGTGGTGACGTGGACTTTGATGATGTCAAAGATACGGCTGGTTTTATTACACCAGTACCAGGTGGCGTTGGCCCGATGACTATCACAATGCTCCTTGCTAACACGTTAAAAGCAGCAAAACGCATTTGGGATACGCAATTACAAACGAAGTAA
- the nusB gene encoding transcription antitermination factor NusB — MKRREAREKALQILFQMELNEMHLDQAIANVMEDESDAYVDKLVEGVVANKAAIDELIAGNLDNWSMDRLNKVDLAILRVSVFEMVYCEDIPDRVSLNESLEIAKIFSDEKSSKFINGVLANIAKDDE; from the coding sequence ATGAAAAGACGAGAAGCGCGGGAAAAGGCTCTTCAAATATTGTTTCAAATGGAACTCAATGAGATGCATTTGGATCAAGCAATAGCCAACGTGATGGAAGACGAGAGCGATGCGTATGTCGATAAGTTGGTTGAGGGTGTTGTTGCCAATAAAGCCGCGATCGACGAGTTAATCGCCGGAAACTTGGATAATTGGAGTATGGACAGACTAAATAAGGTCGACCTTGCTATTTTGCGAGTAAGTGTATTTGAAATGGTATATTGCGAAGATATTCCAGATCGAGTTAGCTTAAATGAATCACTGGAGATTGCTAAAATTTTCAGCGATGAGAAATCAAGTAAGTTTATTAACGGTGTTTTAGCGAATATAGCGAAAGACGACGAATAA
- a CDS encoding Asp23/Gls24 family envelope stress response protein has product MTLTKNKEEETLGKIEIAPEVIGVIAGLAATEVENVAGMQGSFTNEMRERLGGATNHSKGVKIDLTEDGIVIDVYCYIQFGATIPLLAQNIQDSIRETILNMTGLEVIEVNIHIVGVQFDRQETVSFDELEI; this is encoded by the coding sequence ATGACACTGACGAAAAACAAAGAAGAGGAAACACTCGGTAAAATTGAGATAGCGCCAGAAGTAATTGGTGTTATTGCTGGACTTGCAGCGACAGAAGTGGAAAACGTAGCTGGTATGCAAGGATCTTTTACAAATGAAATGCGTGAACGTCTTGGTGGCGCAACCAACCATAGTAAAGGCGTTAAAATTGATCTAACGGAAGACGGTATTGTGATCGACGTGTATTGTTACATTCAGTTCGGTGCGACGATTCCACTGCTAGCGCAAAACATTCAAGATAGCATTCGTGAAACAATCTTAAACATGACAGGCCTTGAAGTTATCGAAGTAAACATCCATATTGTTGGTGTGCAATTCGATCGTCAAGAAACCGTATCATTTGATGAATTAGAAATTTAA
- the accC gene encoding acetyl-CoA carboxylase biotin carboxylase subunit: MIKKILIANRGEIAVRIIRAAKEMNIETVAIYSEADKESLHIQLADEAYCVGPASSKESYLNMSNIISVAVLTNCDAIHPGYGFLAENADFAELCQDCNIIFIGPSADAISQMGTKDVARETMKKAGVPVVPGSTGIIKDVEEAKKLAKKIGYPVIIKATAGGGGKGIRVAEDEEKLVSGLQITQQEAETAFGDPGVYIEKFIQDFRHVEIQIMADNYGNAIHLGERDCTIQRRLQKLVEEAPSPALDEKMRQKMGKAAVKAAKAVKYSGAGTIEFIYEPKDKTFYFMEMNTRVQVEHPVTEWITGVDIVKQQILVASGERLAIRQEDVKLTGWAIECRINAENPEKNFMPAPGEIKFYLPPGGNGVRVDSAAYPNYKIPPYYDSMVAKVICYGETRDEAIAKMKRALSEFAIEGIPTTIPFHLRVLDHEVFISGDFNTKFLEKYDVMNLS; encoded by the coding sequence ATGATAAAAAAAATACTGATAGCTAACCGCGGAGAAATTGCTGTTCGTATTATTCGTGCAGCAAAAGAAATGAACATTGAAACGGTTGCCATATATTCTGAAGCAGACAAAGAAAGTTTGCACATCCAACTAGCAGATGAAGCTTACTGCGTTGGACCAGCGTCGTCGAAAGAAAGTTATTTAAACATGTCGAACATTATTAGCGTGGCCGTATTGACAAATTGTGATGCGATCCATCCAGGTTACGGTTTCTTAGCTGAAAATGCTGATTTTGCCGAGCTCTGCCAAGACTGTAATATTATTTTCATCGGTCCAAGTGCAGATGCTATTTCGCAAATGGGAACAAAAGACGTAGCACGTGAAACGATGAAAAAAGCAGGCGTTCCAGTTGTTCCAGGTTCTACGGGTATTATTAAAGACGTGGAAGAAGCCAAAAAACTTGCTAAGAAAATTGGTTATCCTGTCATCATTAAAGCAACAGCTGGTGGTGGCGGTAAAGGTATTCGTGTCGCAGAAGATGAAGAAAAACTAGTTTCTGGTTTACAAATTACACAACAAGAAGCAGAAACAGCATTCGGCGATCCAGGCGTTTATATTGAGAAATTCATTCAAGACTTCCGCCATGTTGAAATTCAAATTATGGCCGATAATTATGGTAATGCTATTCATTTAGGAGAGCGTGACTGCACGATTCAACGTCGTCTCCAAAAACTCGTGGAAGAAGCACCATCGCCAGCTCTAGATGAAAAAATGCGTCAAAAGATGGGGAAAGCGGCCGTGAAAGCAGCGAAAGCAGTGAAGTATTCAGGCGCAGGAACGATCGAATTTATTTATGAACCAAAAGACAAAACATTCTATTTCATGGAAATGAACACCCGTGTACAAGTGGAACATCCCGTGACAGAGTGGATTACAGGTGTTGATATAGTGAAACAGCAAATTCTTGTAGCATCAGGTGAGCGTTTGGCCATTAGACAAGAAGATGTAAAACTAACTGGATGGGCGATTGAATGTCGTATTAACGCCGAAAACCCAGAGAAGAACTTTATGCCTGCACCAGGAGAAATCAAGTTTTACCTACCACCAGGTGGCAATGGGGTACGTGTGGATTCTGCGGCCTATCCAAATTATAAAATCCCGCCATATTACGATTCAATGGTTGCTAAGGTTATCTGCTATGGTGAGACTCGTGATGAAGCCATTGCGAAAATGAAGCGCGCCCTAAGCGAATTTGCGATTGAAGGTATTCCAACAACGATACCGTTCCATTTACGTGTACTTGATCATGAAGTTTTCATTTCTGGTGACTTTAACACGAAATTCCTAGAAAAATATGATGTAATGAATCTATCGTAA
- the accB gene encoding acetyl-CoA carboxylase biotin carboxyl carrier protein has product MLSINEIKQLVKLVDESSLTEFEYETEQGKIKMRKGGELVSPTVSAPVVQAVLPAPKVETEETPTPAAAPTEDFHVVTSPMVGTFYGSPNPESPAFVEPGSVVTVKSVVCIIEAMKLLNEVEADVNGEIVEVLVSNGELVEFGQPLFKVRKK; this is encoded by the coding sequence ATGTTATCAATTAACGAGATTAAGCAACTTGTGAAACTAGTAGATGAGTCTTCATTGACGGAATTCGAATATGAAACAGAACAAGGAAAAATCAAGATGAGAAAAGGTGGAGAGCTCGTATCACCAACAGTATCAGCGCCAGTAGTACAAGCGGTTCTTCCAGCGCCAAAAGTTGAAACAGAAGAAACGCCAACTCCAGCAGCTGCACCAACAGAAGATTTTCATGTGGTGACGTCACCAATGGTTGGAACTTTCTATGGTTCCCCAAATCCAGAAAGTCCAGCATTTGTAGAGCCAGGTTCTGTCGTGACAGTAAAATCCGTTGTTTGTATTATCGAAGCAATGAAATTACTAAACGAGGTAGAAGCAGATGTGAACGGTGAGATCGTCGAAGTACTTGTTTCTAACGGGGAACTTGTGGAATTCGGTCAACCATTATTCAAAGTTAGAAAGAAATAA
- the efp gene encoding elongation factor P: MISVNDFKTGLTIEVDNGIWRVLDFQHVKPGKGAAFVRSKLRNLRTGAIQEKTFRGGEKVAKAQIDNNKMQYLYASGDQHVFMNTETYDQIELPEKQIEYELKFLRENMEVQIVMYQGETLGVDLPNTVELKVVATDPGIKGDTSSGGSKPATLETGLVVNVPFFVNVDDTLVVNTTDGGSYVSRAQ, encoded by the coding sequence ATGATTTCTGTAAATGATTTTAAAACAGGTCTAACAATCGAAGTCGATAACGGTATTTGGCGCGTGCTGGATTTCCAACACGTAAAACCAGGAAAAGGTGCTGCGTTCGTTCGTTCAAAATTACGTAACTTACGTACTGGCGCTATTCAAGAAAAAACATTCCGTGGCGGCGAAAAAGTAGCCAAAGCCCAAATCGACAACAATAAAATGCAGTATTTGTATGCAAGTGGCGATCAACATGTGTTCATGAATACAGAAACATATGATCAAATCGAGCTTCCTGAAAAACAAATCGAATATGAATTGAAATTTTTACGTGAAAACATGGAAGTTCAAATCGTGATGTACCAAGGAGAAACACTTGGCGTTGATTTACCAAACACGGTAGAACTTAAAGTTGTGGCAACAGATCCTGGAATCAAAGGCGATACATCTTCCGGTGGTTCAAAGCCGGCAACACTTGAAACTGGCCTAGTTGTTAACGTTCCATTCTTCGTCAATGTAGATGACACGCTTGTTGTCAATACAACAGACGGCGGATCATACGTATCACGCGCGCAGTAA